Proteins encoded together in one Miscanthus floridulus cultivar M001 chromosome 16, ASM1932011v1, whole genome shotgun sequence window:
- the LOC136510839 gene encoding uncharacterized protein, whose amino-acid sequence MDGVEQFMAHVRARYRPHEEIKCPCRKCLNQRDKSQAEVQEHIEINGISKMYTSWIHHGEGDNDVVQDGELPVVPEDMSWDGNDQAPLDDEGQAEDVILDDSERGVQGLIQDLYTAASHGVGANLYKQIMEEAKRELYPGCTEESRLSFIIKMLHIKVYNRITNFGFDAMLELLSTSFKNVTSLPKSYNEMKALLRKLGFGYVSIHVCKYDCALFWKDHEEDDHCPVCGFTRWKVNKEGKKKVPHKVLRYFPIIPCLQRLFISKQRAQYARWHKEKRVAVENEMRHPADGEAWKEFDDTFKSFADDPRSLRLAIATDGFNPFG is encoded by the coding sequence ATGGATGGTGTTGAACAGTTCATGGCACATGTCAGAGCTAGATATAGGCctcatgaggaaatcaagtgcCCATGCCGCAAATGCCTGAACCAAAGAGATAAAAGTCAAGCTGAGGTACAAGAGCATATAGAAATCAATGGTATTTCTAAAATGTACACAAGTTGGATTCACCATGGAGAGGGAGATAATGATGTTGTACAAGATGGAGAACTCCctgttgtacctgaagatatgtcatGGGATGGAAATGACCAGGCTCCACTTGATGATGAAGGACAAGCTGAAGATGTCATATTAGATGATAGTGAACGGGGAGTTCAGGGTTTGATTCAAGATCTGTACACCGCAGCAAGCCATGGCGTCGGTGCCAACTTATATAAGCAAATCATGGAAGAGGCAAAGCGTGAACTTTATCCAGGTTGCACCGAGGAGTCTAGGCTAAGTTTCATTATTAAAATGCTGCATATAAAAGTGTACAATCGGATAACAAATTTTGGGTTTGATGCAATGCTTGAGTTGCTTTCAACATCATTCAAAAATGTGACCAGCCTCCCTAAGTCCTATAATGAAATGAAAGCTCTACTTCGAAAGCTTGGTTTTGGTTATGTTTCTATTCATGTGTGCAAGTATGATTGTGCCTTATTTTGGAAAGACCATGAAGAGGATGATCATTGCCCAGTTTGTGGCTTCACAAGATGGAAAGTGAACAAGGAGGGCAAAAAGAAAGTTCCTCACAAGGTCCTCCGTTACTTTCCAATAATTCCATGCCTCCAAAGGCTTTTTATCTCAAAGCAGCGGGCACAATATGCAAGATGGCACAAGGAAAAGAGGGTAGCAGTTGAGAATGAAATGAGACATCCTGCTGATGGAGAAGCTTGGAAAGAATTTGATGATACTTTCAAGTCTTTTGCAGATGATCCTCGCAGTTTGAGGCTTGCCATTGCTACTGATGGATTTAACCCATTTGGTTAG